In a single window of the Rhodamnia argentea isolate NSW1041297 chromosome 2, ASM2092103v1, whole genome shotgun sequence genome:
- the LOC115746393 gene encoding 3-oxo-Delta(4,5)-steroid 5-beta-reductase-like isoform X1 — protein MKQMNIVSRSLKSDTPSDGNHSGFGLRPTEGAKMSWWWAGAIGAAKKRIDEEVAPKSHQSVGLILGVTGIVGNSLAEILPLSDTPGGPWKVYGVARRPRPPWNADHPIEYIQCDLSDESDALAKLSPLADVTHVFYVTWANRSSELENCRVNGAMLRNALNALLPNAPNLRHVCLQTGNKHYVGPFETFGKVTPHEQPFTEDLPRLDVPNFYYTLEDILFEETSKKDDLSWSVHRPPFIFGFSPYSLMNLVGSLCVYAAICKHEGVPLMFPGTKDAWDGFSVAGDADLIAEQQIWAAVDPYSWNEAFNCSNGDVFKWKHFWKVLAEQFGIEEYGFNENGERLRLTEAMKGKARVWEEIVKENQLHETKLEEVGPWWFVDLMLDGAGFLDSMNKSKEHGFLGFRNSKNSFLCWIDKVKGYKIVP, from the exons ATGAAACAGATGAATATAGTAAGCCGCTCGCTCAAATCCGACACTCCATCGGATGGAAACCATTCTGGGTTTGGATTGAGACCGACTG AAGGAGCCAAGATGAGTTGGTGGTGGGCCGGAGCTATTGGTGCCGCAAAG AAGAGGATCGATGAGGAGGTGGCACCCAAGAGCCACCAGAGCGTAGGGCTGATCCTGGGGGTCACCGGGATCGTGGGCAACAGCCTGGCCGAGATCCTCCCCCTCTCCGACACCCCTGGCGGCCCCTGGAAGGTCTACGGCGTCGcccgccgcccccgccccccGTGGAACGCCGACCACCCCATCGAGTACATCCAGTGCGACCTCTCCGACGAGTCCGACGCCCTCGCTAAGCTCTCCCCTCTCGCCGATGTCACCCACGTCTTCTACGTCACCTGGGCCAACCGCTCGTCGGAGCTCGAGAACTGCCGCGTCAACGGCGCCATGCTCCGCAACGCCCTCAACGCCCTCCTCCCCAACGCCCCCAACCTCCGCCACGTCTGCCTCCAGACGGGGAACAAGCACTACGTCGGTCCCTTCGAAACCTTCGGCAAGGTTACCCCCCACGAGCAGCCGTTCACGGAGGACCTCCCTCGGCTCGACGTCCCCAACTTCTACTACACTCTCGAGGACATCCTCTTCGAGGAGACCTCGAAGAAGGACGACCTCTCGTGGTCCGTACACCGCCCGCCGTTCATCTTCGGCTTCTCCCCCTACAGCCTCATGAATCTCGTCGGCTCCCTCTGCGTCTACGCCGCCATCTGCAAGCACGAGGGCGTTCCGCTCATGTTCCCGGGGACCAAGGACGCCTGGGATGGCTTCTCCGTCGCGGGCGACGCCGACCTCATTGCCGAGCAGCAGATTTGGGCGGCGGTCGACCCGTACTCCTGGAACGAGGCCTTCAACTGCAGCAACGGCGACGTGTTCAAGTGGAAGCACTTCTGGAAGGTGCTGGCGGAGCAGTTCGGGATCGAGGAATACGGGTTCAACGAGAACGGCGAGCGGCTGAGGCTGACGGAGGCGATGAAGGGGAAGGCGAGGGTGTGGGAGGAGATCGTGAAGGAGAACCAGCTGCATGAGACCAAACTGGAGGAGGTCGGACCGTGGTGGTTCGTGGACTTGATGTTGGATGGGGCAGGGTTCTTGGACAGCATGAACAAGAGTAAGGAGCATGGCTTCCTGGGGTTCAGAAATTCCAAGAACTCCTTCCTGTGCTGGATCGATAAGGTGAAGGGATACAAGATCGTACCTTGA
- the LOC125312475 gene encoding 3-oxo-Delta(4,5)-steroid 5-beta-reductase-like has product MSWWWAGAIGAAKKRIDEEVAPKSYQSVGLILGVTGIVGNSLAEILPLSDTPGGPWKVYGVARRPRPPWNADHPIEYIQCDLSDESDALAKLSPLADVTHVFYVTWANRSSELENCRVNGAMLRNALNALLPNAPNLRHVCLQTGIKHYVGPFEAFGKVTPHEPPFTEDLPRLDVPNFYYTLEDILFEETSKKDDLSWSVHRPPIIFGFSPYSLMNLVGSLCVYAAICKHEGVPLMFPGTKDAWDGFSVAGDADLIAEQQIWAAVDPYSWNEAFNCSNGDVFKWKHFWKVLAEQFGIEEYGFNENGERLRLTEAMKGKARVWEEIVKENQLHETKLEEVGLWWFVDLMLDGAGFLDSMNKSKEHGFLGFRNSKNSFLCWIDKVKGYKIVP; this is encoded by the exons ATGAGTTGGTGGTGGGCCGGAGCTATTGGTGCCGCAAAG AAGAGGATCGATGAGGAGGTGGCACCCAAGAGCTACCAGAGCGTAGGGCTGATCCTGGGGGTCACCGGGATCGTGGGCAACAGCCTGGCCGAGATCCTCCCCCTCTCCGACACCCCTGGCGGCCCCTGGAAGGTCTACGGCGTCGcccgccgcccccgccccccGTGGAACGCCGACCACCCCATCGAGTACATCCAGTGCGACCTCTCCGACGAGTCCGACGCCCTCGCTAAGCTCTCCCCTCTCGCCGATGTCACCCACGTCTTCTACGTCACCTGGGCCAACCGCTCGTCGGAGCTCGAGAACTGCCGCGTCAACGGCGCCATGCTCCGCAACGCCCTCAACGCCCTCCTCCCCAACGCCCCCAACCTCCGCCACGTCTGCCTCCAGACGGGGATCAAGCACTACGTCGGTCCCTTCGAAGCCTTCGGCAAGGTTACCCCCCACGAGCCGCCGTTCACGGAGGACCTCCCTCGGCTCGACGTCCCCAACTTCTACTACACTCTCGAGGACATCCTCTTCGAGGAGACCTCGAAGAAGGACGACCTCTCGTGGTCCGTACACCGCCCGCCGATCATCTTCGGCTTCTCCCCCTACAGCCTCATGAATCTCGTCGGCTCCCTCTGCGTCTACGCCGCCATCTGCAAGCACGAGGGCGTTCCGCTCATGTTCCCGGGGACCAAGGACGCCTGGGATGGCTTCTCCGTCGCGGGCGACGCCGACCTCATTGCCGAGCAGCAGATTTGGGCGGCGGTCGACCCGTACTCCTGGAACGAGGCCTTCAACTGCAGCAACGGCGACGTGTTCAAGTGGAAGCACTTCTGGAAGGTGCTGGCGGAGCAGTTCGGGATCGAGGAATACGGGTTCAACGAGAACGGCGAGCGGCTGAGGCTGACGGAGGCGATGAAGGGGAAGGCGAGGGTGTGGGAGGAGATCGTGAAGGAGAACCAGCTGCATGAGACCAAACTGGAGGAGGTCGGACTGTGGTGGTTCGTGGACTTGATGTTGGATGGGGCAGGGTTCTTGGACAGCATGAACAAGAGTAAGGAGCATGGCTTCCTGGGGTTCAGAAATTCCAAGAACTCCTTCCTGTGCTGGATCGATAAGGTGAAGGGATACAAGATCGTAccttga
- the LOC115746393 gene encoding 3-oxo-Delta(4,5)-steroid 5-beta-reductase-like isoform X2: protein MSWWWAGAIGAAKKRIDEEVAPKSHQSVGLILGVTGIVGNSLAEILPLSDTPGGPWKVYGVARRPRPPWNADHPIEYIQCDLSDESDALAKLSPLADVTHVFYVTWANRSSELENCRVNGAMLRNALNALLPNAPNLRHVCLQTGNKHYVGPFETFGKVTPHEQPFTEDLPRLDVPNFYYTLEDILFEETSKKDDLSWSVHRPPFIFGFSPYSLMNLVGSLCVYAAICKHEGVPLMFPGTKDAWDGFSVAGDADLIAEQQIWAAVDPYSWNEAFNCSNGDVFKWKHFWKVLAEQFGIEEYGFNENGERLRLTEAMKGKARVWEEIVKENQLHETKLEEVGPWWFVDLMLDGAGFLDSMNKSKEHGFLGFRNSKNSFLCWIDKVKGYKIVP from the exons ATGAGTTGGTGGTGGGCCGGAGCTATTGGTGCCGCAAAG AAGAGGATCGATGAGGAGGTGGCACCCAAGAGCCACCAGAGCGTAGGGCTGATCCTGGGGGTCACCGGGATCGTGGGCAACAGCCTGGCCGAGATCCTCCCCCTCTCCGACACCCCTGGCGGCCCCTGGAAGGTCTACGGCGTCGcccgccgcccccgccccccGTGGAACGCCGACCACCCCATCGAGTACATCCAGTGCGACCTCTCCGACGAGTCCGACGCCCTCGCTAAGCTCTCCCCTCTCGCCGATGTCACCCACGTCTTCTACGTCACCTGGGCCAACCGCTCGTCGGAGCTCGAGAACTGCCGCGTCAACGGCGCCATGCTCCGCAACGCCCTCAACGCCCTCCTCCCCAACGCCCCCAACCTCCGCCACGTCTGCCTCCAGACGGGGAACAAGCACTACGTCGGTCCCTTCGAAACCTTCGGCAAGGTTACCCCCCACGAGCAGCCGTTCACGGAGGACCTCCCTCGGCTCGACGTCCCCAACTTCTACTACACTCTCGAGGACATCCTCTTCGAGGAGACCTCGAAGAAGGACGACCTCTCGTGGTCCGTACACCGCCCGCCGTTCATCTTCGGCTTCTCCCCCTACAGCCTCATGAATCTCGTCGGCTCCCTCTGCGTCTACGCCGCCATCTGCAAGCACGAGGGCGTTCCGCTCATGTTCCCGGGGACCAAGGACGCCTGGGATGGCTTCTCCGTCGCGGGCGACGCCGACCTCATTGCCGAGCAGCAGATTTGGGCGGCGGTCGACCCGTACTCCTGGAACGAGGCCTTCAACTGCAGCAACGGCGACGTGTTCAAGTGGAAGCACTTCTGGAAGGTGCTGGCGGAGCAGTTCGGGATCGAGGAATACGGGTTCAACGAGAACGGCGAGCGGCTGAGGCTGACGGAGGCGATGAAGGGGAAGGCGAGGGTGTGGGAGGAGATCGTGAAGGAGAACCAGCTGCATGAGACCAAACTGGAGGAGGTCGGACCGTGGTGGTTCGTGGACTTGATGTTGGATGGGGCAGGGTTCTTGGACAGCATGAACAAGAGTAAGGAGCATGGCTTCCTGGGGTTCAGAAATTCCAAGAACTCCTTCCTGTGCTGGATCGATAAGGTGAAGGGATACAAGATCGTACCTTGA
- the LOC115746399 gene encoding uncharacterized protein LOC115746399 isoform X1: MASSFDRWEKDPFFSAAEEVQESADRMQSTYRTWIHAKKDSSVVWNLEELQRDLHTALGTAKWQLEEFERAVQSSYGNSSSDDARDRHYDFIVAINDQISKINSSLQQSALLDGKRAPSWVRLDERERNEFASFLSGSSAFEAAGAELDHVMDNEDHRELWKESTPECSKNSCQSTERSSMDASEEKSYGHRRAASASADISAWNIAIAGEAYPQSSSSGHSVLPPRKVPSVSGFLNSMGSVSKLKWSKNGFRKWKADSHQEDDTALLGPAQLERGVRACYERSKSCLDNCDGYEKQLYGWYGALQRQLQRSQYQMQYSRPVQLAFAAILVLCLIDNSCFFSMQILAPEDCQTLMQQILLSFLLDADQITAVFLSCTRFLCNLKRRPNYSLVSLCRHELQCQNGRDQL, from the exons ATGGCTTCGAGTTTCGATCGATGGGAGAAGGATCCTTTCTTCTCCGCTGCGGAGGAGGTTCAGGAATCGGCCGACAG GATGCAATCGACTTATAGAACATGGATCCATGCGAAAAAGGACTCTTCGGTCGTGTGGAATCTGGAGGAACTCCAGCGGGACCTCCATACTGCTTTAGGCACTGCGAAATGGCAG TTGGAGGAGTTTGAACGAGCAGTGCAGTCGAGTTATGGCAATAGTTCATCTGATGATGCGAGGGACAGACACTATGATTTCattgttgccatcaatgaccagaTTTCGAAGATTAATAGCTCATTGCAGCAATCTGCACTCTTGGATGGCAAGCGAGCGCCATCTTGGGTGCGTTTGGACGAGCGAGAGCGCAATGAATTTGCGTCGTTTCTTTCTGGATCATCGGCATTTGAAGCGGCAGGCGCTGAGTTGGACCATGTTATGGACAATGAAGACCATAGAGAGTTGTGGAAAGAGTCCACGCCTGAGTGTTCGAAGAATTCATGCCAGTCAACCGAGCGGAGTTCAATGGATGCCAGTGAGGAGAAGTCATATGGGCATAGAAGAGCGGCCAGTGCAAGTGCTGACATCAGTGCTTGGAATATTGCTATTGCCGGAGAAGCCTACCCTCAGAGTTCCTCCAGTGGGCATTCTGTATTACCTCCCCGCAAGGTACCTAGTGTTTCAGGGTTCCTAAATTCCATGGGCTCTGTCTCCAAGTTGAAGTGGTCTAAAAATGGCTTTAGGAAGTGGAAAGCTGATTCTCATCAAGAAGATGATACTGCATTATTGGGACCGGCTCAGCTAGAGAGA GGTGTACGTGCATGCTATGAACGGAGTAAGAGTTGCCTGGATAACTGTGACGGTTATGAAAAGCAGCTTTATGGATGGTACGGAGCTCTCCAAAGGCAGCTTCAGAGGTCTCAGTATCAGATGCAATACAGTCGGCCTGTACAATTGGCCTTTGCAGCCATTCTAGTTCTCTGCTTGATTG ATAACAGCTGTTTTTTTTCAATGCAAATTCTTGCACCTGAGGATTGTCAGACATTAATGCAACAAATTTTACTTTCTTTCCTCCTTGATGCTGACCAGATAACTGCTGTTTTCTTAAG TTGTACTCGCTTTCTGTGTAATCTAAAGCGGAGGCCCAATTATAGTTTAGTTTCTTTATGTCGGCATGAACTTCAATGCCAGAATGGTCGGGACCAGTTGTGA
- the LOC115732172 gene encoding protein TRIGALACTOSYLDIACYLGLYCEROL 5, chloroplastic codes for MVLTNFNGTGVGFGFGVGCGFGVGWGFGGMPLNFLGLGAGGGCGVGLGLGWGFGTAFGSQYRSSTLTFQGIEFSSKDQGADKELKDLTK; via the exons ATGGTGCTTACGAACTTCAATGGAACTGGGGTTGGATTCG GGTTCGGAGTCGGGTGCGGGTTCGGTGTCGGTTGGGGTTTTGGAG GCATGCCATTAAACTTCCTGGGCCTTGGTGCAg GTGGAGGCTGTGGTGTTGGATTAGGCCTTGGATGGGGATTTGGCACTGCCTTTGGAAGTCAGTATCGGTCATCTACGCTAACGTTCCAAGGCATTGAATTCTCAAGCAAGGATCAAGGTGCAGATAAGGAGTTGAAAGATTTAACCAAGTAG
- the LOC115746399 gene encoding uncharacterized protein LOC115746399 isoform X2, which produces MASSFDRWEKDPFFSAAEEVQESADRMQSTYRTWIHAKKDSSVVWNLEELQRDLHTALGTAKWQLEEFERAVQSSYGNSSSDDARDRHYDFIVAINDQISKINSSLQQSALLDGKRAPSWVRLDERERNEFASFLSGSSAFEAAGAELDHVMDNEDHRELWKESTPECSKNSCQSTERSSMDASEEKSYGHRRAASASADISAWNIAIAGEAYPQSSSSGHSVLPPRKVPSVSGFLNSMGSVSKLKWSKNGFRKWKADSHQEDDTALLGPAQLERGVRACYERSKSCLDNCDGYEKQLYGWYGALQRQLQRSQYQMQYSRPVQLAFAAILVLCLIVVLAFCVI; this is translated from the exons ATGGCTTCGAGTTTCGATCGATGGGAGAAGGATCCTTTCTTCTCCGCTGCGGAGGAGGTTCAGGAATCGGCCGACAG GATGCAATCGACTTATAGAACATGGATCCATGCGAAAAAGGACTCTTCGGTCGTGTGGAATCTGGAGGAACTCCAGCGGGACCTCCATACTGCTTTAGGCACTGCGAAATGGCAG TTGGAGGAGTTTGAACGAGCAGTGCAGTCGAGTTATGGCAATAGTTCATCTGATGATGCGAGGGACAGACACTATGATTTCattgttgccatcaatgaccagaTTTCGAAGATTAATAGCTCATTGCAGCAATCTGCACTCTTGGATGGCAAGCGAGCGCCATCTTGGGTGCGTTTGGACGAGCGAGAGCGCAATGAATTTGCGTCGTTTCTTTCTGGATCATCGGCATTTGAAGCGGCAGGCGCTGAGTTGGACCATGTTATGGACAATGAAGACCATAGAGAGTTGTGGAAAGAGTCCACGCCTGAGTGTTCGAAGAATTCATGCCAGTCAACCGAGCGGAGTTCAATGGATGCCAGTGAGGAGAAGTCATATGGGCATAGAAGAGCGGCCAGTGCAAGTGCTGACATCAGTGCTTGGAATATTGCTATTGCCGGAGAAGCCTACCCTCAGAGTTCCTCCAGTGGGCATTCTGTATTACCTCCCCGCAAGGTACCTAGTGTTTCAGGGTTCCTAAATTCCATGGGCTCTGTCTCCAAGTTGAAGTGGTCTAAAAATGGCTTTAGGAAGTGGAAAGCTGATTCTCATCAAGAAGATGATACTGCATTATTGGGACCGGCTCAGCTAGAGAGA GGTGTACGTGCATGCTATGAACGGAGTAAGAGTTGCCTGGATAACTGTGACGGTTATGAAAAGCAGCTTTATGGATGGTACGGAGCTCTCCAAAGGCAGCTTCAGAGGTCTCAGTATCAGATGCAATACAGTCGGCCTGTACAATTGGCCTTTGCAGCCATTCTAGTTCTCTGCTTGATTG TTGTACTCGCTTTCTGTGTAATCTAA
- the LOC115746359 gene encoding cytochrome B5-like — MSPQDTSWRQHRRRHIAAGALIPARVEASLAVLKRATMVLTNFNGTGVGFGFGVGCGFGVGWGFGGMPLNFLGLGAGGGCGVGLGLGWGFGTAFGSQYRSSTLTFQGIEFSSKDQGADKEVFTLSQVAQHKSRKDCWFVIKGRVLNVTSFLEEHPGGEEVLLEWAGKDASKAFEDIGHSKAAQTLVLKYQVGVLEGHTVQDQDADKYAAPKEAKKEGMSAFVVKDTAVQKYAALIEFAVPLLVAGSFFAYRYVTAVAGHM, encoded by the exons ATGAGCCCACAGGATACAAGCTGGAGACAGCATCGCCGCCGCCACATCGCCGCTGGCGCTCTAATCCCAGCTCGCGTCGAAGCTTCTTTGGCAGTGTTGAAACGAGCGACGATGGTGCTTACGAACTTCAATGGAACTGGGGTTGGATTCG GGTTCGGAGTCGGGTGCGGGTTCGGTGTCGGTTGGGGTTTTGGAG GCATGCCATTAAACTTCCTGGGCCTTGGTGCAg GTGGAGGCTGTGGTGTTGGATTAGGCCTTGGATGGGGATTTGGCACTGCCTTTGGAAGTCAGTATCGGTCATCTACGCTAACATTCCAAGGCATTGAATTCTCAAGCAAGGATCAAGGTGCAGATAAGGA AGTCTTCACTCTCTCGCAAGTCGCCCAGCACAAGTCCAGGAAGGATTGCTGGTTCGTCATCAAGGGCCGG GTGCTTAACGTGACGAGCTTTTTGGAGGAACACCCAGGAGGAGAGGAGGTGTTGCTGGAGTGGGCGGGGAAAGATGCGAGCAAGGCTTTCGAGGACATCGGCCACAGCAAAGCAGCTCAGACACTGGTCTTGAAGTACCAGGTGGGCGTTCTCGAAGGCCACACCGTCCAGGACCAGGACGCCGACAAGTATGCTGCTCCGAAAGAGGCCAAGAAGGAGGGCATGAGCGCCTTCGTCGTGAAGGATACCGCGGTTCAAAAGTATGCGGCCCTCATTGAGTTCGCCGTCCCTCTCCTGGTCGCCGGCTCCTTCTTCGCCTACAGATACGTCACCGCCGTCGCCGGCCACATGTGA
- the LOC115746404 gene encoding uncharacterized protein LOC115746404, which yields MERRAGFFSSLKNEVVRGLSPARSRPRAKSLSPARAARSESPKSSSHRGRRSRRVKRPESSIVRHAEALSPLEEGPDPDGTEGLDSRMEGRWGQWMKGQRQHSVSSSSSSSGGRDKGSNLRLLLGVLGAPLAPVHVNAGEPLPHLSVKDTPIETSSAHYILQQFAAASGAQKLHTAINNAYAMGKLRMIASEFETGNKVARSKNSCKAIESGRFVLWQMNPDMWYVELALGGSKVHAGCNGKLVWRHTPWLGPHAAKGPVRPLRRALQGLDPKTTASMFAHARCVGEKKIGEEDCFVLKLCADPTTLKARCEGPTEIIRHVLFGYFSQKTGLLVHLEDSHLTRIQNNGGDAVYWETTINSILDDYRPVEGIMIAHSGRSVATLVRFGETVRSQTRTRMEEAWTIEEVAFNVPGLSVDCFIPPAELRFASLDKTSELPRVPWVRNVVPAARARVAAREKSTEL from the exons ATGGAGAGGAGAGCGGGGTTCTTCTCGTCCCTCAAAAACGAGGTGGTGCGAGGCTTGTCGCCGGCGAGGTCGCGGCCCAGAGCCAAGAGCCTGTCGCCGGCGAGGGCGGCCCGAAGCGAGTCGCCCAAGTCGAGTTCCCACCGGGGCAGGAGGAGCCGCCGCGTGAAGCGCCCCGAGTCGTCGATTGTGAGGCACGCGGAGGCCCTGTCGCCGTTGGAGGAAGGGCCGGACCCGGACGGGACGGAGGGCCTAGATTCGAGGATGGAAGGGAGGTGGGGCCAGTGGATGAAGGGTCAACGTCAACACTCCGTgtcttcgtcgtcgtcttcttcgggTGGGCGTGATAAAGGGTCGAATCTGAGGTTGTTGCTGGGGGTGCTGGGTGCGCCGCTCGCGCCTGTGCATGTGAATGCTGGTGAACCTCTGCCTCACCTAAGCGTCAAAGACACCCCCATT GAAACTTCATCCGCTCACTACATACTGCAGCAGTTTGCAGCAGCATCAGGGGCACAGAAGCTTCACACTGCCATTAATAATGCTTATGCCATGGGGAAATTGAGGATGATAGCTTCCGAGTTTGAAACGGGAAACAAGGTTGCGAGGAGCAAGAATTCCTGCAAAGCTATAGAGTCGGGTCGGTTTGTACTTTGGCAAATGAACCCGGACATGTGGTATGTGGAGCTCGCTCTTGGTGGTAGCAAAGTTCATGCTGGCTGCAATGGGAAGCTTGTGTGGAGGCACACCCCTTGGCTCGGTCCACATGCTGCAAAAGGGCCTGTTAGACCCTTACGACGAGCACTTCAG gGCCTCGACCCAAAAACCACAGCAAGCATGTTTGCACACGCAAGATGTGTGGGGGAGAAGAAAATTGGCGAAGAAGATTGTTTCGTCCTCAAGCTTTGTGCAGATCCAACTACTCTGAAAGCCAGGTGTGAAGGGCCAACGGAGATTATACGGCACGTTCTCTTTGGCTATTTCAGCCAGAAAACCGGGCTACTTGTTCACTTGGAAGATTCGCACTTGACCCGCATACAAAACAACGGAGGCGATGCAGTGTATTGGGAGACCACAATCAACTCCATTCTTGATGACTACAGGCCTGTTGAGGGGATCATGATTGCGCATTCTGGGCGCTCAGTGGCAACACTAGTCAGGTTTGGAGAAACAGTGAGGAGCCAAACTAGGACTCGGATGGAGGAAGCTTGGACGATTGAGGAGGTGGCTTTCAACGTTCCAGGCCTGTCTGTCGACTGCTTCATCCCCCCTGCTGAGCTGAGATTCGCTTCTCTTGACAAAACGTCCGAATTACCTCGCGTTCCGTGGGTTAGGAATGTTGTGCCTGCTGCTCGGGCCAGGGTTGCCGCCCGAGAGAAATCCACTGAGCTATGA